From Oncorhynchus gorbuscha isolate QuinsamMale2020 ecotype Even-year unplaced genomic scaffold, OgorEven_v1.0 Un_scaffold_3081, whole genome shotgun sequence, a single genomic window includes:
- the LOC124027303 gene encoding dual 3',5'-cyclic-AMP and -GMP phosphodiesterase 11A-like, with translation MTTFDFSDVEAFLDCHPDLFEEYVVRKGKCDTVSRWLKDQQPSKVSLAEEKRGGVPRDPLWPTNPDGLRRRSSHMELRRNFARSKATTAHRTYDEHASRREHDESQSSMRRRALLRKASSLPPTTGHILSALLESRVNVPQYASSAIDYKYRLKETNEREFFLELVKDVSNDLDMTNLSYKILINVCILVDADRCSLFLVEGPSHKRTLVSKLFDVHLGTTVRPSSSTLNSNEVQVPWGKGIIGYVAEHGETVNIPNAYEDHRFSDEIDKLTGYKTQSILCMTICNSDGEVIGVVQAINKNPIEHLFTEDGR, from the exons ATGACTACTTTTGACTTCTCTGATGTGGAAGCTTTTTTGGACTGCCACCCGGACCTCTTTGAGGAGTATGTTGTGCGTAAAGGAAAATGCGATACGGTGAGCAGGTGGTTGAAGGACCAACAGCCGTCCAAAGTCTCCCTCGCGGAGGAAAAGCGTGGCGGAGTGCCCAGGGACCCGCTCTGGCCGACCAACCCTGACGGTCTCCGGCGCCGATCCTCCCACATGGAGCTCCGAAGGAACTTTGCCCGGTCCAAAGCCACCACCGCGCACAGAACCTACGACGAGCACGCCAGTCGCAGGGAACACGATGAGTCCCAGTCCAGCATGAGACGCCGCGCGTTACTGCGCAAAGCTAGTTCTTTGCCGCCAACCACCGGGCACATTCTGAGCGCCCTTCTCGAATCCAGGGTCAATGTGCCCCAGTACGCTTCCAGTGCCATCGACTACAAGTACAGACTGAAGGAGACCAACGAGAGGGAGTTCTTCCTTGAGTTGGTGAAAGATGTCTCCAATGACCTGGACATGACCAACCTGAGTTATAAGATCCTGATCAATGTGTGTATCCTGGTGGATGCGGACAGGTGCTCGCTGTTCCTAGTTGAGGGACCATCTCACAAGAGAACGCTCGTGTCTAAGTTATTCGACGTGCACCTGGGCACCACGGTGCGACCCTCTTCCAGCACTCTGAACTCTAACGAGGTGCAGGTGCCGTGGGGAAAGGGCATTATTGGATACGTGGCAGAGCATGGAGAGACTGTAAACATACCCAACGCATATGAG GACCATCGGTTCAGTGACGAGATAGACAAGCTGACCGGCTATAAGACCCAGTCCATCCTGTGTATGACCATCTGTAACAGTGACGGAGAGGTCATCGGGGTTGTGCAGGCCATCAACAAgaacccaatcgaacaccttTTTACGGAGGACGGCAGAAG